AGAACGTATCCTCTGCCGCCGTGACTTTCCCCTGGCTATCCCTGGCTGCACTGCAAAGACCATAGGAACCGGGGCCTTCTCTGTGGGTCAGATTCGTGCTGGCTGTCCACCTAAGCAAGTAATCCTCAGCAAGACGGTTCCCTTTAAAGTCAGTCCAAGTCAAGACTCTGGAGTACTCAGTGTTGTGATGGAGCAGGGGGGCAATCAAGAGACTCAGACGGAACAGAAAgcagaaatgaaaacacactctgaGTCCACCAAAACAAAGACCTCTGATCGCCCTTCTAAGTCACCTGAAAAACTTAAGGCATCTGGTGCTTCACTGACAGCTCAAGTCAGTAGAGATCAGAAGTTATCGAATTCTTCTGGGGAGAAACTGAGCCCAAATCTTTCTGAGGTTATAAAGGGGAAGACAACAGCACCTCTTAATACAGACCCTAGCAACAAAGCCTTACCTATCCTCTTACCTGTGGACAGAACTGCCTCTGCCAAGATTTCTCCCACTAATATGTGCCAAGATGCCAAGACTGCCTCTATTGAGACCATGAAGCCTTCAAGCTCTACAGAACTTTTGCCAGTTGACGACCTTTTCTGCACATGCCCAGTGCAACAGGAGCATGGGCATCAACTAAGACTAAAAGACCCACAGGTTCAAAAGATAGTGGTGTTTCAATCCTCCTCCCCCACAGATGATGAGCGTCTTCGGGCCAAAGGCCTCCAGCTTGCTAACAGCAAAGAGAATGCAGTGAGAGTAGGAGCAGATTCTAGTTTGGCAAAACCCAGCCCTCAAATACAAACCAAGTACTCCCCTCGTTTGCCTGTaaaagcagagagaaaagaggcagTTGAAAACAAGCCTGAGGGTGCCCAGGGCAAATCCCAACCTGAGTCACAGAAATGCCCCATGAAATCCTTACCTATTTTAGATGATCTAACAATACCTAGCCCCTCTGTAGATAAGGTCTCCACTCTTCCAACCAGAGACTCAAAGAAGCAAGGCAGTGGTAAGGGGAAGTCCCAGCGCAGTGTCCCTTTCTTGAGCTTTAGAAACCTTCTTTCAGCTACGTTCCCAGCAAGAATGCGAAGAGAAACAGATGAGCGAAGGGCTCAGTTGCAGAAAGTCCGCCAGTATGAACTAGAATTCTTAGAGGAGCTGCTGAAACCCAAGTCATCCCAGGGAGAGTTTTTGCCCCAGGGATCCTCACCTGTGCCCTCCGGCACTCCTTGTGCCTGCCAGCTCCGCACCAGCCCTGTCCTAAAGGCACCAGGTATCTCTAGGGAGCAGCGACGCAGCTGTGACTGTAAGCGAATGTGTAGGGGCATGCGACTACCTGACACACCAGTTGGATCCACAACAGAGACGCaacacagaggcagagagagacctATCTCGAAAACCCCTCCAGCAGTCTCCAAAGCACCTCACACCCAAGGTGCTTCAAGGAGACCACAGACCTTAGAGATCAAGACCACACGAATACGCTCCACCAGCCTGGAGTCAAGAGAGCCAAGGGGAGAGCAGGGTTCCTGCTTGCCCACCTGTACTTCTCAAACAGATTGCATGGGAGCTCCACAATACAAGAAGTTGCAGAGGCGGTACAGCATTGGAGAGCTGGATAACAGCCCTAGCACACCTGTGTATGCTGAAGTGAGGCCCAAAGCCAAGAGTCTagagaaggagatggagagagtgagGGCCACTGGGCTGAGGCTCCCCACCCCAGTTGAACCAGTCCACACTCAGTCTCACCAGGCAGAGGGGAAGGGGAAAAAGGGGGTGTTTTTCATTCAGGGAGAAGAGCTACTGCGTGAAAGTAAAGAAGGGACCAGCGAGGTGCTGCTGACCCTGCCCAGTGAGGACAGTGATGACAAGGATAAATGCTGCTCATTCTGTTTCTGCTACAGGAAGTGTGAGGCAGCAGATGAAAGCAGTGAGAAGGATGAGCTCTCATACTCCATACCCCTTCAGGTCCTTCCAGGAATGGAGCTGGACTCGCATACCTTTCCTGTAGTGAGCAAAACGCTCCAGGTTCTTAATGCAGAGGACTGCagcggggaggaagaggaggaggaagaggaggagccacAGACACAGGAGATTGACCTGAGAGCCTGTGGTACACTGGAGGCGAGCCTGGCACGGGTACAGGCTCTACAGGGGAAATGTTTCAGCTTGCCTGACGGTTTCCTAAATGCCCAGTTGGATGCTAATGAGTTGCTAGCTATTTTGCGTCAGTGTGCTAACAGCCCACAGGCTGAGGGCGAGTCTCGTCTTCAGCCCTCACAGATTGCAGAGTACAAACAGGAGCTGGCGGTGCGTTTTAAAGAATTCAGAGCATCTTGTCGACGCGTGGCAAGTGTTGAAAAAAGCCCGACACGTATGCTTGCTGTTGTCACAGCCAGCTTTCAAGTGTTGTGTGAACTAACTCAGACCTTCATCAAATTGGTCAGAGGGGTTCGTTCAGAAACCCAAAGGCTGCAGCTGTTGAGGAAAGTTGAGGAAGTAGCTATCAACTACACTTTGCTTCTGCGTGCGGCAGAGGAATCAATGGGACACTCAAGCAGCTTGCCGACAAAGACAGTGAGCCCTCCTGTTTCCTCCAACACCAATAACATGAGTTCACTCACTCGACCCATCAAAACTCTGCCTGCCCAGTAGGAATACATCTGGCAGGGATGTAATCAAAACAGTCCAGAATGTGGGTGGCTACTCTACTCCAAattcattatttgtttattgtttacattttttacaagaCATGCAATGACTCATCCTCAGTAAAAATTGCAATGCAGCTGTTCCATCCCATGTTTACAGGCCCTGAGGTAGCCTCGTGGATCTTGTTTTGAAATATAAAGATACACCAAACTAATGCACAATGGAATAAGAACCCTATAACAGACTGGGTGATACAGGGCTAATCACCTCACATCAATATTCACAATATACATAAGTcattatattgtaatattttatatgtaatgtatatttGGGTTGTGTCTACTTagcaaataatataaagttttgtgcagaaaaaaGTGAAGAATATATTtgaaatgtattgatttaaGAGAACTATAAAGATTCTAATAAATCATCAGAAATAAATGTATGCTCTGGACAAAAATACTTCGGAGATCTCGTCAAGTAGCGACTTCTGTAAATTGCGTAGTCCAAAGCGTTGGTTGGTTAgatggtgatgtgtgtgtttgttgaactTTCTAACTGTTGTGATGCAAAATGGAGATCTTTGTTGGCTATGTTGACAATGTCCGGCGTAGTGATACAAGAGTCCAAATGTAAGTGACAGTGTTGGAAAATGAAAAACCGCTGAAAGACGAGTATGACATTTTAAACTATATTGACTGACAAGAGGCCCGTTCTCTCACTATAACAGTGCAGGTATGAAACACACCTGTTCTGTGCAGACAATGTAGCAGAGACCCAAGTCACAGTCTTATCCACTGTACAGTAATGAGTGTCGTTACCTCACTCAGCTGTAGAGAAGGAATACCCACACTGTACTTATACGCACAGAGTGTATTTTACACCATCACTGATTCGTCGCTCACTTGCATCTCACTTGTCCTGAATCATAGTTTTAAATATAGCCATCCACTTGCAAGTGGGTAAGCTTATCACTAGAATTTTGCACAACCTCTGAAATTAGCTCTGAAGTTGAAATGTATCTTTTAATgtttaagtgttttttattcACTCTGCTGCTGAAAACCTCACTTGAGTCCACACCACCAGTTTTGCATAATTCATCACCTCAAAGCTAAAGCTTACCCGTTTCAAAAGGAtcctttgtttttaattcaggTTTTCAGATGAAGTATAAACAAATTTGCTTTCTATGTGCTGTTATACATTGTGCAATCTAGCAAATATAtaagaaacacacaaagtagttttctatgtattttaataaaactaacacatctgtttcctgtctgaaaTCTTCTTTGTGTCTCATCCTCTTGTTATTCCTGGAAATTAATCGGAGAGGCTTTATAGATGTACCGGCCTAATATGTATACCGGACATACTGTTAAAAGAAAGTGCTGTGAAACCAAATTAATAGTGACAACTGGCCTGCCACAATACTTAAGATAAGAAACACaatattgctgttttttttgcacaaaatgTATTGGTCAGTCCTTTGGGGTATAACGTGGTTGTTCAATGAACCTCAAACTGAACTTCAAAGGTttataaaatactgtatatgaagtaAACATCCAGCCTCAAGGTATTTAACTGTTTGGTGGTAAGAAACTAATTTTAGGATACTTGGTGCCATACACTGCATACTTGCAAATGTTCCGTATTTGACAAACACTATAAATCAATGGTGGGGGGTGAGGCTCTTTTAAATGCAACATATATTTTCTATGGCTTAGTACTGCTGTAAATTTGAGCCATTTACAtctttttgttaacattttcagctttgatgattatttattaatgtgtctgtgtgtgacaaTGTGATTAGCCCCTCTCCCCACCCCCCCGCCATAACACTTTTCATTTTACACTGAAAGTCTGACCTTCAAtatcagctttgttgtccttcttttcttggtttcagaacacatttgttgtgtttacaagCACTCTCTTTTAGTGGTTTGTCCTTCGCTGTTGATGTGGCATTTTCCATAACCATATACAGTGTTTTCTCTTTCACTGTACTGCATGTTTTCCTTTTAAGACTTTCAGGGGCAGATACTTTGACAATTGAAGGTGATGCTGTTTGTACAGATAATTTTCCAGTTCTAAAGTGGAAAAAACAGGCAAAAATGAAAGGCCGCGGTGGCAATATGTTAATGTTTTGCAAATGATATTCAGTATGGAAATGTATTATTCTacactgtaaatgtaaatagtAAGATAACATATTTGAGAGAATATGAAACACTTTTAAAACATTACCTGTAACATTAAGATTTATCCAAACTCTTCACTCTTTTGTAAAAAGGAAAAGATAAAACATGTCTGTAAGGTAATTATTTATAGTAGTAATGTAACATAGAGACTAAtagcaaaacatatattttaatgAGTATATAAACGAGTATAAAGCATGggacatgtttatttttataaacaaaatatcAGACAATGTTCTCTCATCAGCACTTGAACATTTTGACATTCTGATGAACATTTTCTGTGGTTGTCATTGTTCAGTTGCTTTGCTAAACTGTGTGGGTTTGTCCGTGTTTCATTCACACGATGAGCCCGCCATGGCTTAATCCATTGTTTCTTTATGTGCACCTATTCATTCCTGTCTTTATTTACTGTCAATGATCTTGTCGTCACTGTGGTCTTCTGTCTGTGTACAAAGTTAACTCATGTTTTACGAGCAATAAAGTATATTATATAAACTCTTTCAGAGGATTTGGAAATGACATTGCATGCAGTGAACCTGCCGTAGTGGCAGGGTGTCCATTAGAATGACGTCATGTGAAAGATAAATTGTCTGGAaacgtctctctctgtctgcttaCTGCTGCAGTTGCGTCATTCATTTGCCTCTGGCAAAAAATTATGTTGACTCAACAGTGCACACCTTGACAAAACACCAACCACTGACAGTAAAatggtttttgtgtttgtttttagatAGGTttacttaaaatgttttgttttctgtgtcatTTGTATTATTGCTAAGCATTTGAAAAGCGGATTAAAGCTAAGCCAACCACTAGACATGGGAGCCTCTTTGCCAAAGACATTGCAATAAAGTTATGATCATTTAGGAAACTGGAAATAATCCACAGAACAATACAACTGTCTGTGGTTGTTAGAGATCTCACACTCTCATAAATGTACACATCAGTAAAACctaaacatactgtaatatgGCACTGTAATAGTTAATAGGCTGTGTTGACAGTAGACATTATGACATGTcacaaaaggaaaaacacaggtgtgagtaataaaaatgaatgagggtcttggtattgtgcatgctggctcactgtcagaCTGTTGTGGCTTAGGCCTACTGGGACACATGAATAGATCACACACATTAAATATTATTCGTAGCACtcgtgcttttcctactatgacaagtcaaaatgtctgctgtgaaaaggtgTATAGGCTACTTACCACTTCTGCATTTTAGTGAAGCACATTCTGTTACAGTCCCAAAGTTCGCCATGTTGTCTCTGAGGTCCTGAAAGGAGTGCCAGCAGGCACACGCCAGGGGTCTCTGCCAATATGACAAAGTTTAACTTTAATGACAACACAAGGGGAATGTGCAGTTGTGTTAGGTCTGAATCTAGAGTATGAACAGGCTACTTTGTATAAATCATATCCAACATCAAATATCTTAGATAGACCTGATATGGACTGTGTCTTGACCTACATGTTCACTGCAATGCCCTCAGTCCACATTTCCAACAGACCCACCTTTTACatggcagacattttgacatgtcatagcaggaaaagcacaggtgaaaTTGCtgacattaacgatggctcagttccattaagtgtcccagtaatgtattccagtgagccagcatgcacaataccaggacgtCCCCTAAGTGGAATTCAGCCAAATGCTATTaaatacacctgtgctttcttttttctaacatgtcaaaatgtttgcTGTAAGGAAGAGGACACACTTCCACGGTTTACAAACACTAACGTTGCCTTAAACGCCAATATCCGTGTTTTTTATGAAGCAATTCAGAAAATATACAACTTAATTGATGCAATAACGAGTACAACTCCAAGATAAGTGGCAGTTACAACTCGGTTTATCTGTACAACTATGTAGTTATTTATGGAAGTtattattggactttattagttgtaacccacagaagacattcctcaaatgtgtaccatgatctgcaaatatttcactatccacaaacatgtatttttgtttttgtgttgtgtaaagtcacatttacaaaaatacagggcg
This DNA window, taken from Sebastes umbrosus isolate fSebUmb1 chromosome 9, fSebUmb1.pri, whole genome shotgun sequence, encodes the following:
- the frmpd3 gene encoding FERM and PDZ domain-containing protein 3 isoform X4, translated to MAKVQDGHTNACDSSAMLEESQDGMDSGTLSPASARQVTIQRHPTQGFGFIAGSQRPVIVRSVSADGPSFGKLLPGDQILAINEETVSDAPRERVIDLVRRCKDTIVLTVLQPHQSPKSAFISAAKKARLRTNPPKVRFSEQVSISDPDSTMLKDDSLLLIPNVLKVFLENGQIKSFTFDSRTTVRDVISSLQDRLSLRYIEHFALVLEAGGLDQNQRLHLLQENQPLTHVVHRTYFQGMKCLFRICFFPKDPADLLRRDPAAFEYLYIQSRNDVIKERFGMDWKSDITLRLAALHIYITVSSARPNQKISLKHVEKEWGLEPFLPLTLLPTVKEKNVCKSLSQLLKTYQHPPPSGNKVPPLQGKLQYMRVLNDLPPFGGILFHTVGLDEKQSATTLLVGPRHGISHVIDLKNNLTTVLAEFSRVAKIQLYRESQGVARVEVTIHEAKPLVLLMEWPDASNFACLISGYYKLFVDPKRTIYFRTPGQSQLTKADYRSSHHAHPRSGATSLPSGGRRADERESSHRESGSSRALVPAEPQHLGLCHVHLREQQQFQELQTHAEAELDINENFISHEPPGRPRTKSDPTQQSTEEIAGVLESPAVENAGFRIRSQTMGQSQKTSRYFCDSCKARHRAEGLSTALNSGSSGKHCSSACASRDGGAVDLMALPPPGNEEEDDPDGGVEKLQPPPPAIAAPPPGFRDNSSDEDDSKRGRKARASASQGVASGKLAQAKEDVPVTLIDNVATRTVRDHAQELDDALVSTLQALEALAASEDYPHHPQQPTQTAGLIVLAAITPESSLDSGHETNSSELTDVSEMVSAMKQNQNQAYLLAHHINKERILCRRDFPLAIPGCTAKTIGTGAFSVGQIRAGCPPKQVILSKTVPFKVSPSQDSGVLSVVMEQGGNQETQTEQKAEMKTHSESTKTKTSDRPSKSPEKLKASGASLTAQVSRDQKLSNSSGEKLSPNLSEVIKGKTTAPLNTDPSNKALPILLPVDRTASAKISPTNMCQDAKTASIETMKPSSSTELLPVDDLFCTCPVQQEHGHQLRLKDPQVQKIVVFQSSSPTDDERLRAKGLQLANSKENAVRVGADSSLAKPSPQIQTKYSPRLPVKAERKEAVENKPEGAQGKSQPESQKCPMKSLPILDDLTIPSPSVDKVSTLPTRDSKKQGSGKGKSQRSVPFLSFRNLLSATFPARMRRETDERRAQLQKVRQYELEFLEELLKPKSSQGEFLPQGSSPVPSGTPCACQLRTSPVLKAPGISREQRRSCDCKRMCRGMRLPDTPVGSTTETQHRGRERPISKTPPAVSKAPHTQGASRRPQTLEIKTTRIRSTSLESREPRGEQGSCLPTCTSQTDCMGAPQYKKLQRRYSIGELDNSPSTPVYAEVRPKAKSLEKEMERVRATGLRLPTPVEPVHTQSHQAEGKGKKGVFFIQGEELLRESKEGTSEVLLTLPSEDSDDKDKCCSFCFCYRKCEAADESSEKDELSYSIPLQVLPGMELDSHTFPVVSKTLQVLNAEDCSGEEEEEEEEEPQTQEIDLRACGTLEASLARVQALQGKCFSLPDGFLNAQLDANELLAILRQCANSPQAEGESRLQPSQIAEYKQELAVRFKEFRASCRRVASVEKSPTRMLAVVTASFQVLCELTQTFIKLVRGVRSETQRLQLLRKVEEVAINYTLLLRAAEESMGHSSSLPTKTVSPPVSSNTNNMSSLTRPIKTLPAQ
- the frmpd3 gene encoding FERM and PDZ domain-containing protein 3 isoform X5 codes for the protein MLKDDSLLLIPNVLKVFLENGQIKSFTFDSRTTVRDVISSLQDRLSLRYIEHFALVLEAGGLDQNQRLHLLQENQPLTHVVHRTYFQGMKCLFRICFFPKDPADLLRRDPAAFEYLYIQSRNDVIKERFGMDWKSDITLRLAALHIYITVSSARPNQKISLKHVEKEWGLEPFLPLTLLPTVKEKNVCKSLSQLLKTYQHPPPSGNKVPPLQGKLQYMRVLNDLPPFGGILFHTVGLDEKQSATTLLVGPRHGISHVIDLKNNLTTVLAEFSRVAKIQLYRESQGVARVEVTIHEAKSPNSPPYHPLQPLVLLMEWPDASNFACLISGYYKLFVDPKRTIYFRTPGQSQLTKADYRSSHHAHPRSGATSLPSGGRRADERESSHRESGSSRALVPAEPQHLGLCHVHLREQQQFQELQTHAEAELDINENFISHEPPGRPRTKSDPTQQSTEEIAGVLESPAVENAGFRIRSQTMGQSQKTSRYFCDSCKARHRAEGLSTALNSGSSGKHCSSACASRDGGAVDLMALPPPGNEEEDDPDGGVEKLQPPPPAIAAPPPGFRDNSSDEDDSKRGRKARASASQGVASGKLAQAKEDVPVTLIDNVATRTVRDHAQELDDALVSTLQALEALAASEDYPHHPQQPTQTAGQQPQSCHGQHLTHRINRLIVLAAITPESSLDSGHETNSSELTDVSEMVSAMKQNQNQAYLLAHHINKERILCRRDFPLAIPGCTAKTIGTGAFSVGQIRAGCPPKQVILSKTVPFKVSPSQDSGVLSVVMEQGGNQETQTEQKAEMKTHSESTKTKTSDRPSKSPEKLKASGASLTAQVSRDQKLSNSSGEKLSPNLSEVIKGKTTAPLNTDPSNKALPILLPVDRTASAKISPTNMCQDAKTASIETMKPSSSTELLPVDDLFCTCPVQQEHGHQLRLKDPQVQKIVVFQSSSPTDDERLRAKGLQLANSKENAVRVGADSSLAKPSPQIQTKYSPRLPVKAERKEAVENKPEGAQGKSQPESQKCPMKSLPILDDLTIPSPSVDKVSTLPTRDSKKQGSGKGKSQRSVPFLSFRNLLSATFPARMRRETDERRAQLQKVRQYELEFLEELLKPKSSQGEFLPQGSSPVPSGTPCACQLRTSPVLKAPGISREQRRSCDCKRMCRGMRLPDTPVGSTTETQHRGRERPISKTPPAVSKAPHTQGASRRPQTLEIKTTRIRSTSLESREPRGEQGSCLPTCTSQTDCMGAPQYKKLQRRYSIGELDNSPSTPVYAEVRPKAKSLEKEMERVRATGLRLPTPVEPVHTQSHQAEGKGKKGVFFIQGEELLRESKEGTSEVLLTLPSEDSDDKDKCCSFCFCYRKCEAADESSEKDELSYSIPLQVLPGMELDSHTFPVVSKTLQVLNAEDCSGEEEEEEEEEPQTQEIDLRACGTLEASLARVQALQGKCFSLPDGFLNAQLDANELLAILRQCANSPQAEGESRLQPSQIAEYKQELAVRFKEFRASCRRVASVEKSPTRMLAVVTASFQVLCELTQTFIKLVRGVRSETQRLQLLRKVEEVAINYTLLLRAAEESMGHSSSLPTKTVSPPVSSNTNNMSSLTRPIKTLPAQ